AAAAGTTGGGGTGCGGGGTATCCAGCGGCGATTGCTCCCTCTTGGGCAGCCTGTACCGCTTGTTCTAGGGCAACTTTGCCAGCCGGCGCATGGACAGTCATCAGATCAACACCGTAGCGCCCAGCGGCCCGACAGGCTCCGGCCATGGTGTTGGGAATATCGTGAAACTTCAGGTCTAGAAAAATGCGCTTTTGGCGGGCTTTCAGTTCCGCCAGAATAGTAGGGCCACAGCTCACGAATAACTCCAGACCGACTTTCCAGAAGGTGACGTCTGGCAAGCGATCCAGCCAAGCGATCGCCTCCTGTTCGGTGGATACATCCAGGGCAACAATCACACGCTCTTGGGGCGATAGGGTCATGGTCATTCTCCTAAGGCACCAGCCGCATAAACCGCTTTTTGCCCACCTGCAGCACCTTGCCCACCAGCTCCTCGGCGGAAAAGTCTAGATCGACATCTTGAATGCGATCGCCATCGAGACGCACCGCACCGCCCTGCATTTGCCGCCGACCATCGCCGCTGCTTTTGCACAGGCCCGTGACCCCCAGGATGTAGAACAGCTTAGCGGGAAACTGCACATCCGCCAGGGAAAATTCTGGCACCGCTTCCGCTTGGGCAGCCTGCCCTTGCACCAGGGTCAGAGCCGCTTTCTGGGCATCGAGGGCCGCTGCTTCGCCGTGGTATTGCTGCACCACATCCAGCGCCAGCAATTTTTGGCGATCGCGAGGATTCTCCGGCAGTTGATCCAACGGCAGATGGGTGAGCAGTTCAAAATAACTAGCAATCAGCGCGTCCGGTGTTTTTTCCAGCTTGGAATACATGGACAGGGCGTCCTCTTGCAAGCCCACATAGTTATTGAGAGATTTAGACATTTTTTGCACGCCATCGGTGCCCAGCAAAATGGGCAGCAGCAGGCCAAACTGAGGTCTCATGCCAAAATGACGCTGCAGATCTCGGCCTACGGCAATATTGAACTTTTGGTCGGTGCCGCCTAGCTCCACATCGGCCTGCACCGCCACGGAATCGTAGCCCTGCATCAACGGGTAGAGAAATTCATGGAGATAAATGGGACTGGCGTTTTTGTAACGTTCAGCAAAGCCTTCCTTGGCCAGCATTTGCCCCACAGTCATGGTGGTCAGCAGGTTGAGGATCTTGGAGAGATCTAGCCCTGCCAGCCATTCAGAGTTGTAGCGAATTTCTAACCGACCAGGGGTTTCAAAATCAAGAATAGGGCGCACCTGATCGAGATAGGTGGCAGCATGTTGGGCCACGTCCGCCTCGGTGAGCTGCCTACGCACGTCAGATTTTCCGGATGGGTCGCCAATGCGGGCGGTAAAGTCTCCAATGATCAACACAGCGGTGTGTCCAGCATCCTGAAAAGCCCGCAGTTTGCGCACGGGAATGCTGTGCCCTAAATGGATATCGGCTCCGGTGGGATCAATACCTAGCTTGACTCGTAGGGGGCGATCGCTCTCCCGCAGGCGTTGTACCAAGGACTCATCCGGATTCTTCGACGCTGGTTGGTCTGGAAAAATTTCGCTGGTGCCGCGATATAGCCACGGCAGGGACTCTGTTTCGTTGGGTGATTGCTCGGTCGTCATACTTTTTGTCCTGGTGCAAAATCCATGCAGATGGCGGGGAGAGCCCCCTAGGGTAGCTAGGCGATGGGGTATATTGCGAATTCTTTGGGAGAATGTCCTAACGCCTCAGCCAAGTTACTATAATTGCAAAACTCCGACCATCACACCAATTTTTCTCCGCCATCGTCTTATTCTGCAACTCACCTGTCTTGTATCCGACTGCGCGGGCTACCATAAGAAGCAAGTGACATCCCTTTGATCAGGGCAGGTCATACCTCTGCCCCCCAACTCCGTCAACCTCTACAGGTTGATAGCTGTTGATCAATCGCAGTCACTATGATTTGAGTCCTTCTGCTCTCCGAGCTTCCGCCCCCGTCCACCTCTTGTGTCGTTAACGGCTAGAACTCCTGTGGCTTCAAACACCGTCCGAAAGGCTACCAGACGTAAACGCTCCAGTACAGCGATCCTTGCTACCGCTGATTTCATCGGGTCAGTCTTGAAAGTGACTACGGGTACCCTCTTGGGGATCACCATGCTCACAAGTTCTGTGGTAGCAGGCGGGCTGGTAGGGCTGGCTGTGAGCTTTCGGAACCTGCC
The sequence above is a segment of the Candidatus Obscuribacterales bacterium genome. Coding sequences within it:
- the pyrF gene encoding orotidine-5'-phosphate decarboxylase, which encodes MTLSPQERVIVALDVSTEQEAIAWLDRLPDVTFWKVGLELFVSCGPTILAELKARQKRIFLDLKFHDIPNTMAGACRAAGRYGVDLMTVHAPAGKVALEQAVQAAQEGAIAAGYPAPQLLAVTVLTSIDSRTLAFELKVPLELPDYVLQLTLLAQSAGISGIVCSPQEVEPLRRSLGQEVLLVCPGVRPTWAIAGDQRRVFTPEATVQAGADYLVIGRPITAAEDPVLAFQRICDDLG
- the tyrS gene encoding tyrosine--tRNA ligase, which produces MTTEQSPNETESLPWLYRGTSEIFPDQPASKNPDESLVQRLRESDRPLRVKLGIDPTGADIHLGHSIPVRKLRAFQDAGHTAVLIIGDFTARIGDPSGKSDVRRQLTEADVAQHAATYLDQVRPILDFETPGRLEIRYNSEWLAGLDLSKILNLLTTMTVGQMLAKEGFAERYKNASPIYLHEFLYPLMQGYDSVAVQADVELGGTDQKFNIAVGRDLQRHFGMRPQFGLLLPILLGTDGVQKMSKSLNNYVGLQEDALSMYSKLEKTPDALIASYFELLTHLPLDQLPENPRDRQKLLALDVVQQYHGEAAALDAQKAALTLVQGQAAQAEAVPEFSLADVQFPAKLFYILGVTGLCKSSGDGRRQMQGGAVRLDGDRIQDVDLDFSAEELVGKVLQVGKKRFMRLVP